From one Bos javanicus breed banteng chromosome 15, ARS-OSU_banteng_1.0, whole genome shotgun sequence genomic stretch:
- the CRYAB gene encoding alpha-crystallin B chain, with product MDIAIHHPWIRRPFFPFHSPSRLFDQFFGEHLLESDLFPASTSLSPFYLRPPSFLRAPSWIDTGLSEMRLEKDRFSVNLDVKHFSPEELKVKVLGDVIEVHGKHEERQDEHGFISREFHRKYRIPADVDPLAITSSLSSDGVLTVNGPRKQASGPERTIPITREEKPAVTAAPKK from the exons ATGGATATCGCCATCCACCACCCCTGGATCCGCCGCCCCTTCTTCCCTTTCCACTCTCCCAGCCGCCTCTTTGACCAGTTTTTTGGCGAGCACCTGTTAGAGTCTGATCTCTTCCCAGCTTCTACTTCCCTGAGCCCCTTCTACCTTCGGCCGCCCTCATTTCTGCGGGCACCCAGCTGGATTGACACTGGCCTTTCAGAG ATGCGTCTGGAGAAGGACAGATTCTCTGTCAACCTGGATGTGAAGCACTTCTCCCCAGAGGAACTCAAGGTCAAGGTGCTGGGAGATGTGATTGAGGTGCATGGCAAACATGAAGAGCGCCAG GATGAACATGGTTTTATCTCCCGGGAGTTCCACAGGAAATACCGGATCCCAGCTGACGTGGACCCTCTCGCCATTACTTCATCCCTGTCGTCTGATGGGGTCCTCACTGTGAATGGACCAAGGAAACAGGCCTCCGGCCCTGAGCGCACCATTCCCATCACCCGTGAAGAGAAGCCGGCTGTCACTGCAGCCCCCAAGAAGTAG
- the HSPB2 gene encoding heat shock protein beta-2, translating into MSGRSVPHAHPATAEYEFANPSRLGEQRFGEGLLPEEILTPTLYHGYYVRPRAAPAGEGSRAGASELRLSEGKFQAFLDVSHFTPDEVTVRTVDNLLEVSARHPQRLDRHGFVSREFCRTYVLPADVDPWRVRAALSHDGILNLEAPRGGRHLDTEVNEVYISLLPAPPDPEEEEEAVGVEP; encoded by the exons ATGTCGGGCCGCTCGGTGCCACATGCCCACCCGGCCACCGCCGAGTACGAGTTTGCCAACCCGAGCCGCCTGGGCGAGCAGCGCTTCGGGGAAG GCCTCCTGCCAGAAGAGATCCTGACCCCTACCCTCTACCACGGCTACTATGTCCGGCCCCGGGCCGCGCCAGCTGGGGAGGGCAGCCGGGCAGGGGCCTCCGAGCTTCGGCTCAGCGAGGGCAAGTTCCAGGCGTTTCTGGACGTGAGCCACTTTACCCCAGATGAGGTGACCGTGAGGACTGTGGACAACCTCCTGGAGGTGTCCGCCCGGCACCCGCAGCGCCTGGACCGCCACGGCTTCGTGTCGCGCGAGTTCTGCCGCACCTATGTCCTGCCCGCCGACGTTGACCCCTGGCGGGTCCGCGCCGCGCTCTCCCACGACGGCATCCTCAACCTGGAGGCGCCTCGAGGCGGCCGACATTTGGACACAGAGGTCAACGAGGTCTACATCTCCTTGCTCCCAGCGCCCCCTGatccagaggaagaggaggaggccgTCGGTGTTGAGCCCTGA
- the CFAP68 gene encoding cilia- and flagella-associated protein 68 isoform X2 — protein sequence MTATDYHCYSEFFQRQVLACFLTNPHYGSLINADGHAEVWTDWNDMSKFFQYGWRCNTNEDAYSNRTLMGNWNQERYDLKNIVQPKPLPSQFGHYFETTYDTSYNNRRPLSTHRFKREPHWFPGHQPELVPPPYKCTEKSTYMTSYSKPQTDHHSVCVWNPSNCQFQSP from the exons AGACAGGTCCTCGCCTGTTTCCTTACAAACCCACACTATGGCAGCCTCATTAATGCAGATGGCCATGCTGAAGTGTGGACGGATTGGAATGATATGTCCAagtttttccagtatggatgGAGATGCAACACTAATGAAGATGCCTATTCAAACCGTACCCTGATGGGCAACTGGAACCAGGAAAGATATGACCTAAAGAATATCGTGCAGCCAAAACCCTTGCCTTCCCAG tttggaCACTACTTTGAAACAACATATGATACAAGCTACAACAACAGAAGGCCACTTTCAACCCATA gGTTTAAGCGAGAACCTCACTGGTTCCCAGGACATCAACCTGAGCTGGTTCCTCCTCCATACAAATGCACAGAAAAGTCAACTTACATGACTAGTTATTCAAAGCCTCAAACTGAtcatcactctgtgtgtgtgtggaatccTAGTAACTGCCAGTTTCAGAGTCCATGA
- the CFAP68 gene encoding cilia- and flagella-associated protein 68 isoform X1, protein MERQSKVCCYSAIKSSDTSSSTSKYSSSEKRQVLACFLTNPHYGSLINADGHAEVWTDWNDMSKFFQYGWRCNTNEDAYSNRTLMGNWNQERYDLKNIVQPKPLPSQFGHYFETTYDTSYNNRRPLSTHRFKREPHWFPGHQPELVPPPYKCTEKSTYMTSYSKPQTDHHSVCVWNPSNCQFQSP, encoded by the exons ATGGAACGTCAGAGTAAGGTTTGCTGTTACTCTGCTATAAAATCTTCAGACACAAGCTCCTCAACTTCAAAGTATTCATCTTCAGAGAAG AGACAGGTCCTCGCCTGTTTCCTTACAAACCCACACTATGGCAGCCTCATTAATGCAGATGGCCATGCTGAAGTGTGGACGGATTGGAATGATATGTCCAagtttttccagtatggatgGAGATGCAACACTAATGAAGATGCCTATTCAAACCGTACCCTGATGGGCAACTGGAACCAGGAAAGATATGACCTAAAGAATATCGTGCAGCCAAAACCCTTGCCTTCCCAG tttggaCACTACTTTGAAACAACATATGATACAAGCTACAACAACAGAAGGCCACTTTCAACCCATA gGTTTAAGCGAGAACCTCACTGGTTCCCAGGACATCAACCTGAGCTGGTTCCTCCTCCATACAAATGCACAGAAAAGTCAACTTACATGACTAGTTATTCAAAGCCTCAAACTGAtcatcactctgtgtgtgtgtggaatccTAGTAACTGCCAGTTTCAGAGTCCATGA